The window CAAAACCATCCGCAGACTGCTATCAACTCTTAAAATTAATCACTGCGTTCCAATTCACATTCGTCGGTTCACCGTGTATCTGGTATGGTGATGAAGTCGGGATGTGGGGTGCTGATGACCCGTTTGACAGAAAACCGATGCTATGGCGTGAACTTAAATGCGACGAACCCGGTGCAACCGTAGATGAAGAACTGCTAACACATTACAAAAAAATTAGCGCTATCAGAAAAAAATATAGTGTCTTCAAGACAGGACTCTATAAGCCACTGATTGCTGATGATGAAAAAAATGTGTTTGGATTTGTAAGAATTAAAGGAGATAGAATTGGTGTAGTTATTCTGAATAATTCTGACAAGACACAAAAAATAAAAATCCCGCTTCCAGAAGGAATAATAGAACTAAAAGATACTCTAACAAACAAAACATATAAAATCGGGAACAATAATGTACTTAATATCTCGCTTAAACCACTAGGATATTTAATTCTCGTAAACTAAAAAACTGCCGCTATCGTCTAGTGGTTTAGGACATCGCCCTCTCAAGGCGAAGACCATGGGTTCAAATCCCATTAGCGGCATTCTGTGGTTATTATCCATCGCAGAAACATTCCGAGTGCAAGAAACACAGTATAAGGCAGGTATACCGACTGGCTTTCGTCAAATTTTAACGATTCCGGAGTTCTAAAAGTGACAAGCGAAATTAAAGCGTAAAATAATTTTTTAAGTGTTCCCAAAAAATTCTTTCTAAAAAATAATACAATAATTGCCACAATCCCGCCTAATATCGCACCGTAAAAACCGCCTCTTACAACAAACTCAAAACCTTTAAGTGAGCCAACCGCAGCCATAAATTTTACATCACCTGCACCAATTCCGCCTAACAGATAAAAAATAAACAGAAATAAAAAGCCAGCCGCAAAACCAGCCAGCGAATCTTTTAAGCCCGGTAGACCCGAATAAAAAAAATTGAAACCTAGCCCTAAAATTACAGCAGGGAATGTAATAAAATTATAAATCTTTCGGTATTTAATATCGGTATAGATAGAAATTGACAGAAAAATCAGGAGGATTGTATCTAATAGCACGGTTTGTAGTCAGCGCATCTGCCTCGGAAACCATCAGTACAAATTTCTCGTCTGCCAGTAATTACAGATTTTTTTTTACAAAAATACATCATACAGGTAATACCCTGTTCTAAATAACAGTAAACGCAATCAGAACCCATTCGTCTGATTACAGCCGGTGCTTTTAAGGATTTAATTGCAGATGTAATTGTTTCCATATACTAATTTTATGTTTGCTAATGTTATTGCGGGGGGTGGATTTGAACCACCGACCTCCAGGTTATGGGCCTGACGAGCTACCGGGCTGCTCTACCCCGCAATAGATAGTATAACAAAAAATTAAAATTTGTCAAGTGAAATATTTTTAAAACTGGCCGTAGAGTTTCTGTGTGGTAAGCCGAAGCCGTTTGGAGAGCACTTTCAACATTATCTGGAGTACTTTGGAGGCAACCTGAGAGTTTTTCTTTTTCAGTTCTTCAAATTTTTCACGAGTGATTACTAAAAGGGTTGCAGAAGTGAGCGCCGAAGAATATGCAGAACGCGGTTGTGTATCATACAAAGCGAGTTCGCCAAAAATATCGCCAGGTTTCATTACCGCAATCGTGTGGTCGTCATCGTTGTCTATAATAAATATTCTTACCATCCCGTCTTTTACAATATAAAGACGGTCGCCTAATTCACCTTGTTTGAATATAACATCGTTCTTTTTGAAGTTCTGAATATCAAGTATTGAACTGAACTCTTTTTGTTCTTCATCCGTAAGTGTTGAAAAATAAAGATGGTTTTTTAGAAAAGTAAATATCTCGTCCATACTATAATAATATAAAAAAAAAGTTTTTTTGTCAATACCTTGATTTTGTTAATTTTATTTTGTAAAATAAAAACATGGATGTTATTGAATGTATAAAAACCAGAAGAAGTATCAGGGAACTGCATTGTGGCGAAGTGAACCGAAAGGTTATTGAACAAATAGTAAATTGCGGACGGTTAGCACCAACGGCAAAAAATATCCAGCCAGTAGAATTTGTCGTTGTTACCGATAGAAATAAGTTAAAAAAACTTGCAGAAATTGTGGCAGGTAATGGTCCGTTCATTAAAGATGCCGTTTTTTGTATAGTTGTTTTCGCAAAGGATACAAAGTATTTTTTAGAAGATGGCTGTGCAGCTACTGAAAATATTCTTCTGGCAGTTCACTCATTTGGACTTTCTGCCTGTTGGGTTGCAGGTGATAAAAAAAATTATGCCCAAACAATTGCAAAAGAATTGGATGCACCACCGGACTACAAACTTATC of the Elusimicrobiota bacterium genome contains:
- a CDS encoding nitroreductase family protein, giving the protein MDVIECIKTRRSIRELHCGEVNRKVIEQIVNCGRLAPTAKNIQPVEFVVVTDRNKLKKLAEIVAGNGPFIKDAVFCIVVFAKDTKYFLEDGCAATENILLAVHSFGLSACWVAGDKKNYAQTIAKELDAPPDYKLISIIPVGYSNEKSNIRKRKLEDVLHWEKF
- a CDS encoding cyclic nucleotide-binding domain-containing protein, producing the protein MDEIFTFLKNHLYFSTLTDEEQKEFSSILDIQNFKKNDVIFKQGELGDRLYIVKDGMVRIFIIDNDDDHTIAVMKPGDIFGELALYDTQPRSAYSSALTSATLLVITREKFEELKKKNSQVASKVLQIMLKVLSKRLRLTTQKLYGQF
- a CDS encoding A24 family peptidase, encoding MLLDTILLIFLSISIYTDIKYRKIYNFITFPAVILGLGFNFFYSGLPGLKDSLAGFAAGFLFLFIFYLLGGIGAGDVKFMAAVGSLKGFEFVVRGGFYGAILGGIVAIIVLFFRKNFLGTLKKLFYALISLVTFRTPESLKFDESQSVYLPYTVFLALGMFLRWIITTECR